One window of Deltaproteobacteria bacterium genomic DNA carries:
- a CDS encoding L-2-amino-thiazoline-4-carboxylic acid hydrolase, giving the protein TPDEAVLAMSKCPLVDEWRAMGLPDKDVETLCHVAHSVDFGTWEGALRCVLCFEGTRGEGKDECVLRVKKARG; this is encoded by the coding sequence TCACCCCCGACGAGGCCGTGCTCGCGATGTCGAAGTGCCCCCTGGTCGACGAGTGGCGGGCGATGGGGCTGCCGGACAAGGATGTGGAGACGCTCTGCCACGTCGCCCACTCCGTCGACTTCGGGACGTGGGAAGGGGCGTTGCGCTGCGTGCTCTGCTTCGAGGGAACCCGCGGGGAGGGCAAGGACGAGTGCGTCCTTCGCGTGAAGAAGGCGCGGGGCTGA
- a CDS encoding deoxyribonuclease IV, which yields MSRQGPPLGAHVSVAGGVHTAPERGKRIGADVVQIFSKQNTRWMGKALGEEDARGLRDESERTGVRVVAIHCAYLINLGSAKEAVRTRSLYALEDEASRAAMLGVPYLVMHPGSCGDDPVEEGISRIASAIRSFGKFPEGVTLLLENTAGQGNSIGRTMGQLRELFDAAGNPPDVAVCLDSAHLFESGYDIGTAAGWDALLAEMREKKILPLVRMWHLNDSKTPMGGRVDRHEHIGEGQIDASAFRRILNHKGFSTLPMVLETPKGEDDEFTMDLRNLAALRTLIA from the coding sequence GTGAGCCGGCAAGGGCCCCCGCTGGGGGCGCACGTCTCCGTCGCGGGAGGGGTCCACACGGCGCCGGAGCGGGGCAAACGGATCGGCGCCGACGTCGTCCAGATCTTCTCCAAGCAGAACACTCGCTGGATGGGGAAGGCCCTCGGGGAAGAAGACGCGAGGGGGTTGCGGGACGAGAGCGAGCGCACCGGCGTGCGCGTGGTCGCCATCCATTGCGCCTACCTGATCAACCTCGGATCCGCGAAAGAGGCGGTCCGCACCCGTTCCCTCTACGCGCTCGAGGACGAGGCGTCGCGCGCCGCCATGCTCGGCGTGCCATACCTCGTGATGCACCCCGGCTCGTGCGGCGACGACCCGGTGGAGGAGGGGATCTCCCGCATCGCGTCGGCGATCCGCTCGTTCGGGAAGTTCCCCGAGGGGGTGACGCTGCTCCTCGAAAACACGGCCGGGCAGGGAAACTCGATCGGCCGCACGATGGGGCAGCTGCGCGAGCTGTTCGACGCCGCCGGGAACCCGCCCGACGTGGCGGTATGCCTGGACAGCGCCCACCTGTTCGAGTCCGGCTACGACATCGGGACGGCGGCGGGGTGGGACGCCCTCCTCGCGGAGATGAGGGAGAAAAAGATCCTCCCTCTGGTCCGGATGTGGCACCTGAACGATTCGAAGACACCGATGGGCGGCCGCGTCGATCGGCACGAGCACATCGGCGAGGGGCAGATCGACGCCTCCGCCTTTCGTCGGATCCTGAACCACAAGGGGTTCTCGACGCTGCCGATGGTGCTCGAGACGCCGAAGGGCGAGGACGACGAGTTTACGATGGACCTGCGCAACCTGGCGGCCCTGCGCACGCTCATCGCATAG
- a CDS encoding DUF2889 domain-containing protein: protein MDFEAIRELAKHHKQYFGRILKCETYKLEDGRLLAITRLHDDFHDMNLAILLSDSFRIEEIAGKMDRIPQPCCETKPLEMLSSLKGIAVLERGVIKKVKERIPRNMSCTHIYEMIEFTFRAVFAGNYNILGQKWDGVLNLEMEEERQIGMQSPIFADTCYAFNLESADPVVLELARKKVEEAHRKMAAIEAVKRGE, encoded by the coding sequence ATGGACTTCGAGGCGATCAGGGAACTGGCCAAGCACCACAAACAGTATTTCGGGCGCATCCTCAAGTGCGAGACGTACAAGCTCGAGGACGGCCGCCTGTTGGCGATCACGCGCCTTCACGACGATTTCCACGACATGAACCTTGCGATCCTCCTCTCCGATTCTTTTCGCATCGAGGAGATTGCGGGAAAGATGGATCGCATTCCCCAGCCTTGCTGCGAGACGAAGCCCCTCGAGATGCTCTCGTCCCTGAAAGGAATCGCCGTCCTGGAGCGGGGAGTGATCAAGAAGGTGAAGGAGCGGATCCCCCGGAACATGAGCTGCACGCACATCTACGAGATGATCGAGTTCACCTTCCGGGCCGTCTTCGCCGGGAACTACAACATCCTTGGACAAAAGTGGGACGGAGTGCTCAATCTCGAGATGGAGGAAGAACGCCAGATCGGGATGCAGTCGCCGATCTTTGCGGATACCTGCTACGCCTTCAACCTGGAGTCGGCCGACCCTGTCGTCCTCGAGCTCGCCCGGAAGAAGGTCGAGGAGGCCCACCGGAAGATGGCGGCGATCGAGGCGGTCAAGCGGGGGGAGTGA